A genomic segment from Blastococcus sp. PRF04-17 encodes:
- a CDS encoding phosphatase PAP2 family protein codes for MTTARPGRPTAVWVAATAAAGTALCAWVVAPGGVGAAERAVFAAVNGWPDPLRWPLWTFQLLGVLVVPLVVAAGALLLRRWRLAVALVLLVPAKLFVEREVVKALVRRERPGTTIPDAVLRGDVPSAGPSFPSGHAMIAFGVLTLLWPYLPRRWRAVVLACAVLNSVARVYLGAHAPLDVVAGALAGVAVGALLTAAVGTTRRAGV; via the coding sequence GTGACCACGGCGCGTCCCGGTCGGCCGACCGCCGTCTGGGTCGCTGCCACGGCGGCGGCCGGCACCGCGCTGTGCGCATGGGTGGTCGCGCCGGGGGGCGTGGGCGCCGCTGAACGTGCCGTCTTCGCGGCCGTGAACGGCTGGCCCGACCCGCTGCGGTGGCCGCTGTGGACCTTCCAGCTGCTCGGCGTGCTCGTCGTGCCACTGGTCGTCGCGGCCGGCGCGCTGCTGCTGCGCAGGTGGCGGCTCGCCGTCGCGCTGGTGCTCCTGGTCCCGGCCAAGCTGTTCGTGGAGCGGGAGGTCGTCAAGGCGCTGGTCCGGCGCGAGCGACCGGGCACGACGATCCCCGACGCGGTGCTCCGCGGCGACGTACCGTCCGCCGGGCCCTCCTTCCCGTCCGGCCACGCGATGATCGCGTTCGGCGTCCTGACGCTGCTCTGGCCGTATCTTCCCCGGCGCTGGCGGGCGGTGGTGCTGGCGTGCGCGGTGCTCAACTCGGTCGCGCGGGTCTACCTCGGGGCGCACGCGCCCCTCGACGTGGTGGCCGGAGCGCTGGCCGGCGTCGCTGTGGGCGCGCTCCTCACCGCCGCCGTCGGGACGACCCGTCGAGCAGGGGTGTGA
- a CDS encoding TetR/AcrR family transcriptional regulator, with product MARPFRQQADESILDSAAALFARRGFAKTSVQDVADAVGLSKAGLLHHFPSKDALWGAVLEQVRSLGERVLEQVQDMPAGPERDRRALEVLLDAAFGHPGLVALVLDPLTLDDSAARVPELDAVADTALRAFGVDRTVPVTERSVRVVGALAALAVLTLAAHAEDQTTAWRQHIVATCFDALGHGSSGSLPASDQET from the coding sequence GTGGCGCGACCGTTCCGGCAGCAGGCCGACGAGAGCATCCTCGACAGCGCCGCCGCCCTGTTCGCCCGCCGCGGCTTCGCCAAGACCTCGGTGCAGGACGTCGCCGACGCCGTCGGGCTGTCGAAGGCGGGGCTGCTGCACCACTTCCCGAGCAAGGACGCGCTCTGGGGCGCCGTCCTCGAGCAGGTGCGCTCCCTCGGCGAGCGGGTGCTCGAGCAGGTGCAGGACATGCCGGCGGGGCCCGAGCGCGACCGGCGGGCGCTCGAAGTGCTGCTCGACGCGGCGTTCGGCCACCCCGGCCTGGTCGCCCTGGTGCTGGACCCGCTCACGCTGGACGACTCGGCCGCCCGGGTGCCCGAGCTCGACGCGGTCGCCGACACCGCGCTGCGGGCGTTCGGCGTCGACCGCACGGTGCCGGTGACCGAGCGCAGCGTCCGGGTCGTCGGTGCTCTGGCCGCTCTCGCCGTCCTCACCCTCGCCGCGCACGCCGAGGACCAGACGACCGCCTGGCGGCAGCACATCGTCGCCACCTGCTTCGACGCCCTCGGTCACGGCAGTTCCGGCTCCCTCCCCGCATCCGACCAGGAGACCTGA
- a CDS encoding diacylglycerol/lipid kinase family protein, whose product MQPILLLVNRAAGTTDDETVEAALATLRSAADVTVAATSSPDELLDAVADRDDRRVVIMGGDGSVHAAVRALDRAGALTPDEPVGIIPRGTGNDLAGTLGLPLDPVAGAQVVLGGTTRRLDLLRDDAGGLVVNAVHLGAGALAGAEATRFKERLGTAAFPLGAVIAGVTAPDWDLRVEVDGGIATHDAAGWSADGGTGVLMVGVCNGPTIGGGAALAPGAQVDDGLADVVVCTATGPVARAAYATALAAGRHVERDDVLVLRGREVTVTGPSVDLVADGELEEGVTARTWRVQGHAWSVLVP is encoded by the coding sequence ATGCAGCCGATCTTGCTCCTGGTCAACCGCGCGGCGGGGACGACCGACGACGAGACGGTGGAGGCCGCGCTCGCCACGCTCCGGTCGGCTGCCGACGTGACCGTCGCGGCCACGTCCTCCCCGGACGAGCTGCTCGACGCCGTGGCCGACCGGGACGACCGGCGGGTCGTGATCATGGGCGGTGACGGATCGGTGCACGCCGCGGTGCGGGCCCTGGACCGGGCCGGTGCGCTGACGCCCGACGAGCCGGTCGGGATCATCCCGCGCGGCACCGGCAACGACCTGGCCGGAACCCTCGGGTTGCCCCTGGACCCCGTGGCCGGCGCCCAGGTCGTGCTCGGCGGGACGACGCGGCGGCTAGACCTGCTGCGCGACGACGCGGGCGGCCTGGTCGTCAACGCCGTCCACCTCGGTGCCGGAGCCCTCGCCGGGGCCGAGGCCACCCGCTTCAAGGAGCGGCTCGGCACCGCTGCCTTTCCCCTGGGCGCGGTCATCGCCGGCGTGACGGCCCCCGACTGGGACCTGCGCGTCGAGGTGGACGGAGGGATCGCCACGCACGACGCCGCCGGATGGTCCGCCGACGGCGGCACCGGCGTGCTGATGGTGGGCGTGTGCAACGGCCCCACCATCGGCGGCGGAGCCGCGCTGGCCCCCGGGGCGCAGGTGGACGACGGGCTGGCCGACGTCGTGGTGTGCACCGCGACGGGCCCGGTGGCGCGGGCCGCCTACGCGACGGCGCTGGCCGCCGGCCGCCACGTCGAGCGCGACGACGTGCTGGTCCTGCGTGGGCGCGAGGTGACCGTCACCGGGCCGTCGGTGGACCTGGTGGCCGACGGCGAGCTCGAGGAGGGGGTGACCGCGCGGACGTGGCGGGTGCAGGGGCACGCGTGGTCGGTCCTGGTCCCGTGA
- a CDS encoding bifunctional 3'-5' exonuclease/DNA polymerase — protein MQRVVLVRRGPDVVAHECDDDGTANRAASLPSGELLAFVREREALGVRWVWDDTTRWYPALLEAGVRVARCTDLRLSSAVLGRSPFVDQILLACDERPAWDALQPVTSADPALFPLDDPADRLDPVAEHSRQRAALAASPQRARLELLLAAESSGALVAAEMTHAGLPWRADVHERLLTELLGSRPPAGQRPAVLEGLLGDIRTALGAPGLNPDSPGELLRALQATGLPVADTRSWTLERLDHPVVAPLLEYKRLSRLMQANGWNWLETWVRDGRFRSWFLPGGVVTGRWASSGGGALSVPTQVRPAAIADDGWCFVVADVAQLEPRVLAAMSGDTAMAEAARSADLYQGMVDSGAVASRADAKVGMLGAMYGGTRGESGRMMPRLTRRYPSAIGLVEEAARAGERGEVVHTLLGRGSPPPTGEWAAGPVELGEPADDDVPREVRDRHRRSWGRFTRNFVVQGTGAEWALCWLADLRNRLWRLGAGALTERPHLVFFLHDEVVVHAPEELADEVADAVREAAATAGRLLFGSFPVDFPLDVAVVRSWADAA, from the coding sequence GTGCAGCGCGTCGTCCTCGTCCGCCGCGGCCCGGACGTGGTGGCGCACGAGTGCGACGACGACGGGACGGCGAACCGCGCCGCGTCCCTCCCCTCGGGCGAGCTGCTCGCGTTCGTCCGCGAGCGGGAGGCGCTTGGCGTCCGCTGGGTGTGGGACGACACCACGCGCTGGTATCCGGCGCTGCTCGAGGCCGGCGTGCGCGTCGCGAGGTGCACGGACCTGCGGCTGAGTTCCGCGGTCCTGGGCCGCTCGCCGTTCGTCGACCAGATCCTGCTGGCCTGCGACGAGAGGCCGGCGTGGGACGCCCTGCAGCCGGTCACCTCGGCCGACCCCGCGCTGTTCCCCCTCGACGACCCGGCCGACCGGCTGGACCCGGTCGCCGAGCACTCCCGGCAGCGGGCCGCGCTGGCCGCCTCACCGCAGCGGGCCCGGCTCGAGCTCCTGCTGGCCGCCGAGTCCTCGGGCGCCCTGGTCGCCGCCGAGATGACCCACGCCGGGCTGCCGTGGCGGGCCGACGTCCACGAGCGGCTCCTGACCGAGCTGCTCGGGTCGCGGCCGCCGGCCGGACAGCGGCCCGCGGTCCTGGAGGGGTTGCTCGGCGACATCCGCACGGCGCTGGGGGCTCCGGGGCTCAACCCGGACTCGCCGGGCGAGCTGCTGCGCGCGCTGCAGGCCACGGGGCTGCCCGTCGCCGACACCCGGTCCTGGACGCTGGAGCGCCTCGACCACCCGGTCGTCGCGCCGCTGCTGGAGTACAAGCGGCTCAGCCGGCTGATGCAGGCCAACGGCTGGAACTGGCTGGAGACGTGGGTCCGCGACGGCCGCTTCCGGTCGTGGTTCCTGCCCGGCGGCGTGGTGACCGGCCGGTGGGCGTCCAGCGGCGGGGGAGCGCTGTCGGTGCCCACCCAGGTACGGCCGGCCGCGATCGCCGACGACGGCTGGTGCTTCGTGGTGGCCGACGTCGCGCAGCTGGAGCCCCGGGTGCTGGCCGCGATGAGCGGCGACACCGCGATGGCCGAGGCGGCCCGGTCGGCCGACCTCTACCAGGGAATGGTCGACTCGGGCGCGGTCGCCAGCCGGGCCGACGCCAAGGTCGGCATGCTCGGCGCGATGTACGGCGGCACCCGCGGCGAGAGCGGGCGCATGATGCCGCGCCTGACCCGGCGCTACCCGAGTGCCATCGGCCTTGTCGAGGAGGCGGCCCGCGCCGGTGAGCGCGGCGAGGTGGTGCACACCCTGCTGGGCCGTGGCTCACCACCACCGACGGGGGAGTGGGCGGCGGGGCCGGTGGAGCTCGGTGAGCCCGCCGACGACGACGTACCCCGCGAGGTCCGCGACCGGCACCGCCGCTCGTGGGGGCGGTTCACCCGCAACTTCGTCGTCCAGGGCACGGGCGCGGAGTGGGCGCTGTGCTGGCTGGCCGACCTGCGCAACCGGCTCTGGCGGCTCGGCGCCGGGGCGCTCACCGAGCGGCCGCACCTGGTCTTCTTCCTGCACGACGAGGTCGTGGTGCACGCGCCCGAGGAGCTCGCCGACGAGGTCGCCGACGCGGTGCGCGAGGCCGCGGCCACCGCCGGGCGGCTGCTGTTCGGATCCTTCCCGGTCGACTTCCCGCTCGACGTGGCCGTCGTCCGGTCATGGGCCGACGCCGCCTGA
- a CDS encoding MMPL family transporter has protein sequence MAVLLSRLGAFSHRRRLPVVLVWLVVLVAGGVGAVTLAGETSSSFSIPGQESTIALERIGEEFGGGGEGATARVVVQAPQGGTVTTPENAQAIGGLVAELAQLPGVTSATNPLDPAQPAVNAEQTTAYSTVTYDAAPGEVTPAQQEALLDAVDAAGSGGLTVEVAGEATQEPPHVGGPAEAIGVVVALAVLAVTYGGLVLAGMNLLTALVGVGIGVLGVTIATGFTDLSSTTPTLAAMLGLAVGIDYALFIVTRYRQELRHGGDVGTAISTAVGTAGSAVVTAGLTVVIALTGLFVVGIPFLTQMGIAAALTIVVAVLVALTLVPAVLSFLGLRALPRTQRGAHAPATDGGFLAGWVGTVTRRRIPSLLVAVAALAAIAVPFFSMQTTLIQTPPDDSTQARAQELLADGFGPGFNGPITILFEGDAASGAAGRTAETVTGLDDVALVTPPVPNADDTAALLTVIPESGPTDPATEQLVADLRAELAGLDGVEASVTGATAVSVDVAQSLDEALPVYLALVVGLALVLLVLVFRSLLVPLVGVLGFVLTVGASLGATVAVFQWGWLADVVNLDTTGPLISLTPILVIGILFGLAMDYQIFLVSRMHEAHSHGAAPLEAIRTGFRQAAPVVVAAALIMFSVFAGFVPAGEATIKSIAFALAAGIVFDAFVVRMVLVPAALALLGARAWWLPRWLRWLPVLDVEGAALEKASHARTEEREPVTAR, from the coding sequence ATGGCAGTGCTGTTGTCCCGACTCGGCGCGTTCTCGCACCGCCGTCGGCTTCCCGTCGTCCTCGTCTGGCTCGTGGTGCTCGTGGCCGGGGGCGTCGGTGCGGTCACCCTCGCCGGCGAGACGTCGAGCAGCTTCTCGATCCCGGGGCAGGAGTCCACCATCGCCCTGGAGCGGATCGGCGAGGAGTTCGGCGGCGGCGGGGAGGGCGCGACCGCCCGGGTCGTCGTCCAGGCGCCGCAGGGCGGGACCGTCACCACGCCCGAGAACGCGCAGGCCATCGGCGGCCTGGTCGCCGAGCTCGCGCAACTGCCCGGCGTCACTTCGGCGACCAACCCGCTGGACCCCGCCCAGCCGGCCGTGAACGCCGAGCAGACCACCGCCTACAGCACCGTCACCTACGACGCCGCACCCGGCGAGGTCACCCCGGCGCAGCAGGAGGCGCTGCTCGACGCCGTCGACGCGGCGGGGAGCGGCGGGCTGACCGTCGAGGTCGCCGGCGAGGCGACGCAGGAGCCGCCGCACGTCGGCGGGCCGGCCGAGGCCATCGGCGTGGTCGTCGCGCTGGCGGTCCTCGCCGTCACCTACGGCGGTCTCGTGCTCGCCGGCATGAACCTGCTGACCGCGCTGGTCGGTGTCGGCATCGGCGTCCTGGGCGTCACGATCGCCACGGGGTTCACCGACCTGTCCTCGACCACGCCCACCCTGGCCGCGATGCTCGGCCTGGCCGTCGGCATCGACTACGCGCTGTTCATCGTCACGCGCTACCGGCAGGAACTCCGGCACGGCGGCGACGTGGGCACGGCGATCAGCACCGCGGTCGGCACGGCAGGCTCCGCCGTCGTGACCGCGGGCCTGACCGTCGTCATCGCGCTGACCGGCCTGTTCGTCGTCGGCATCCCGTTCCTCACCCAGATGGGCATCGCGGCGGCGTTGACGATCGTCGTCGCCGTCCTGGTGGCGCTGACGCTGGTGCCTGCGGTGCTGAGTTTCCTCGGCCTGCGCGCGCTGCCGCGCACGCAGCGCGGCGCACACGCGCCGGCGACCGACGGCGGCTTCCTCGCCGGCTGGGTCGGCACGGTCACCCGCCGGCGCATCCCGTCCCTGCTCGTGGCGGTCGCCGCCCTCGCCGCGATCGCCGTGCCGTTCTTCTCCATGCAGACGACGCTCATCCAGACCCCGCCGGACGACAGCACGCAGGCCCGCGCCCAGGAGCTGCTCGCCGACGGTTTCGGGCCGGGCTTCAACGGCCCGATCACGATCCTCTTCGAGGGGGACGCCGCCTCCGGGGCGGCCGGCCGGACCGCCGAGACGGTCACCGGCCTGGACGACGTCGCGCTGGTGACCCCGCCGGTCCCCAACGCCGACGACACCGCGGCCCTGCTCACCGTCATCCCCGAGTCGGGCCCGACCGACCCGGCGACCGAGCAGTTGGTCGCCGACCTCCGGGCGGAGCTGGCCGGCCTCGACGGCGTCGAGGCTTCCGTCACCGGCGCCACGGCGGTCAGCGTGGACGTCGCGCAGAGCCTCGACGAGGCGCTGCCGGTGTACCTCGCCCTCGTCGTGGGTCTCGCCCTCGTGCTGCTGGTCCTGGTCTTCCGCTCGCTGCTCGTGCCGCTGGTCGGCGTCCTCGGCTTCGTGCTGACCGTCGGGGCCTCCCTCGGGGCGACCGTCGCCGTCTTCCAGTGGGGCTGGCTGGCCGACGTGGTCAACCTGGACACCACGGGGCCGCTGATCAGCCTCACGCCGATCCTGGTGATCGGCATCCTGTTCGGGCTGGCGATGGACTACCAGATCTTCCTGGTGTCCCGGATGCACGAGGCGCACAGCCACGGGGCCGCGCCGCTCGAGGCCATCCGTACCGGCTTCCGGCAGGCGGCGCCGGTGGTCGTGGCCGCCGCGCTGATCATGTTCTCCGTCTTCGCCGGGTTCGTGCCGGCCGGCGAGGCGACGATCAAGTCGATCGCCTTCGCGCTGGCCGCGGGCATCGTCTTCGACGCCTTCGTCGTCCGCATGGTGCTCGTGCCCGCGGCGCTGGCCCTGCTCGGGGCGAGGGCGTGGTGGCTGCCGCGCTGGCTGCGGTGGCTGCCGGTGCTGGACGTCGAGGGCGCCGCGCTGGAGAAGGCGTCGCACGCCCGGACCGAGGAGCGGGAGCCGGTGACCGCCCGATGA
- a CDS encoding cytochrome b — translation MTVHLRNGPHGYGVVTKTLHWLTVAAIAAQFAVGWTMDFDEGADRADDALDAEADRLEEDAEQRGDAAEDAAEAEIERREDALDAREDDQASEVFSDVITGSAFADGISLPELHVLLGLFVIVLALVRILWRRATPLPPWAEHLSAGERRLEGLLEKLLLALLVVVPASGLLLVAADDDWLPLHVAAQIGFLVVIAAHVGLVLSHTVVRRNRHLARML, via the coding sequence GTGACCGTCCACCTCCGCAACGGACCGCACGGCTACGGCGTCGTCACCAAGACGCTGCACTGGCTCACCGTCGCCGCGATCGCGGCGCAGTTCGCCGTCGGCTGGACCATGGACTTCGACGAGGGGGCGGACCGGGCCGACGACGCGCTGGACGCCGAGGCCGACCGGCTGGAGGAGGACGCCGAGCAGCGAGGCGATGCGGCCGAGGACGCGGCAGAGGCCGAGATCGAGCGGCGCGAGGACGCCCTCGACGCCCGTGAGGACGACCAGGCGTCCGAGGTGTTCTCCGACGTGATCACCGGCTCGGCCTTCGCCGACGGGATCTCGCTCCCGGAGCTGCACGTGCTGCTCGGGCTGTTCGTGATCGTCCTGGCGCTGGTCCGCATCCTCTGGCGGCGCGCCACGCCGCTGCCGCCGTGGGCCGAGCACCTCAGCGCGGGTGAACGCCGGCTCGAGGGGCTCCTCGAGAAGCTGCTGCTCGCGCTGCTGGTGGTCGTGCCGGCCAGCGGGCTGCTGCTGGTGGCGGCCGACGACGACTGGCTGCCGTTGCACGTCGCGGCGCAGATCGGCTTCCTCGTCGTGATCGCCGCGCACGTCGGGCTGGTGCTCTCGCACACCGTCGTCCGCCGCAACCGCCACCTGGCGCGCATGCTGTGA